Proteins encoded in a region of the Marinococcus sp. PL1-022 genome:
- a CDS encoding TRAP transporter large permease — protein sequence MITAIGLILLFLILMVLGIPIAFVIGIVSYIGFLVMGTVPLEAVIQQMFVGLNSFILLAVPLFIFAANIMNRGKISERLIQFAVSLVGHIRGGLAHSNVVVSMFFGGISGASTADTAGVGKILIPSMKKEKYSTETSVAVTAASSTMGMIIPPSIPMVIYGSLAGVSIGQMFIGGIIPGLLIGVGLMVFISIISKKNNYPKHDRLDTKAIVKHGIRSFPPLLTPIIILVGIMGGFVTPTEASIIACIYSFILAFFFYKSIRLRDMPDIVIETLKLSSLTLFALATATSLGRLISYNNIPAHISSFFQESVPYAWLMIILIILLFLFVGMFMDTVPSIILFVPIVLPAASELGLDPIHVGIVVLMCLAVGLVTPPYGLCLLLASAIGGLSISRSFKATIPYIGMILVVILVIAFVPGIFMWLPNAFE from the coding sequence ATGATAACCGCTATTGGACTTATACTGCTCTTTTTAATATTGATGGTTCTTGGCATTCCTATTGCCTTTGTGATTGGTATTGTCAGCTATATCGGCTTTCTCGTTATGGGAACGGTGCCGCTTGAAGCCGTTATTCAGCAAATGTTTGTCGGGTTGAACTCGTTTATTTTACTTGCTGTGCCACTGTTTATCTTTGCGGCAAACATCATGAACCGGGGAAAAATATCCGAGAGGCTTATCCAGTTTGCGGTGTCACTCGTCGGTCATATCCGCGGGGGCCTGGCTCATTCCAACGTTGTCGTTTCCATGTTTTTTGGAGGCATATCCGGAGCGTCCACGGCTGATACGGCCGGAGTGGGAAAGATTCTGATCCCAAGCATGAAAAAAGAAAAGTACAGCACAGAAACGTCAGTGGCTGTAACCGCCGCATCCTCCACGATGGGCATGATCATTCCTCCATCGATTCCAATGGTTATTTACGGAAGCCTGGCCGGAGTGTCGATTGGTCAGATGTTTATCGGCGGAATTATTCCAGGACTATTAATCGGCGTTGGCTTAATGGTGTTTATATCAATCATCTCAAAGAAAAATAATTATCCGAAGCATGACCGGCTCGACACAAAAGCAATTGTCAAACACGGCATCCGGAGCTTTCCACCGCTGCTTACGCCGATTATTATTCTCGTCGGTATTATGGGTGGCTTTGTGACACCGACCGAAGCGTCGATCATCGCCTGCATTTATTCATTTATTCTGGCGTTCTTTTTTTACAAAAGCATCCGTCTGCGGGACATGCCGGACATCGTTATTGAAACATTGAAGCTCAGCTCGCTTACCCTGTTTGCGCTGGCGACCGCTACATCGCTCGGAAGACTGATCAGCTATAACAATATTCCGGCCCATATTTCATCGTTTTTCCAGGAATCAGTGCCGTACGCGTGGCTGATGATTATTCTTATTATCTTATTGTTTTTATTTGTCGGCATGTTTATGGATACCGTGCCTTCGATCATTTTGTTTGTGCCTATTGTGCTGCCGGCGGCATCAGAGCTCGGTCTCGACCCGATTCATGTGGGGATTGTCGTTCTTATGTGCCTGGCTGTAGGACTGGTAACGCCGCCATACGGCCTGTGCCTGCTGCTTGCAAGCGCGATTGGCGGGCTTTCCATCAGCAGGTCCTTTAAAGCGACGATTCCGTACATTGGCATGATTCTGGTTGTGATTTTAGTAATTGCATTCGTGCCGGGCATTTTCATGTGGCTGCCGAATGCATTTGAATAA
- a CDS encoding TRAP transporter small permease — MRAFIDKIQRMFLWGGAAAFSIFFICVALQVMTRYIPGIAFLWSAEVATYAFIWMVLLGAAAMVRERQHFTVSILLEKLSGKYLLALQVVIHFFLILFGLAFVIHGIQITAQFSSWTLNYLPGVSQFFIWLPVPIAGAGIMLFAFQNAMDHWRHYQNIVEVNKK, encoded by the coding sequence ATGAGAGCATTTATCGATAAAATACAGCGAATGTTTTTGTGGGGAGGCGCAGCCGCTTTTTCTATTTTCTTTATATGCGTAGCGCTGCAGGTAATGACCCGTTATATTCCAGGAATAGCCTTTCTCTGGTCAGCCGAGGTGGCCACATATGCCTTTATATGGATGGTACTGCTCGGGGCGGCGGCAATGGTTAGGGAACGCCAGCATTTTACTGTGAGCATCCTTTTGGAGAAGCTGTCCGGCAAGTACCTGCTCGCGCTCCAGGTAGTTATTCATTTCTTTTTAATCCTGTTCGGTCTCGCGTTTGTGATCCATGGGATCCAGATTACAGCGCAGTTCAGCAGCTGGACGCTGAATTACCTGCCTGGAGTCAGCCAGTTTTTCATTTGGCTGCCTGTACCAATTGCCGGGGCGGGGATTATGCTGTTTGCGTTTCAGAATGCAATGGATCACTGGCGCCACTACCAAAATATTGTGGAGGTGAATAAAAAATGA
- a CDS encoding TRAP transporter substrate-binding protein produces the protein MMKKVSVTIAAVAAGMLAGCSSGSTEDTAGAEENVHLVAATQLDDQSPYAVGLREFKKVVEEESDGSVTVEVHTNGSLGGSEAELAQSAETGSVDLVVASPGYLAQKVKEVDFFSILYLFEDREHWTKVVDGEVGDEVARVTEEESNFKVLDYWSAGTRNYYGTQPVETPEDLENKTVRTQDSPVVTDTWQALGAQPTSVAWNEMYQALQNGLTDAAENDFTNIYLASHYEVADHLSLTEHDVTTRVFFTTQEAYDSMNAEQQEAVDTAVQKATETARATDEELASEYKQKLQEEGMEINEVDKEAFTEQTEDVRREAVESLGMEEEYERVQELKDE, from the coding sequence ATGATGAAAAAAGTAAGCGTTACCATAGCGGCGGTCGCCGCTGGAATGCTGGCAGGCTGCAGCAGCGGCAGTACAGAAGACACAGCCGGGGCTGAAGAAAATGTTCATTTAGTTGCCGCCACCCAGCTTGATGATCAGAGTCCCTACGCTGTCGGCCTGAGAGAATTTAAAAAGGTTGTAGAAGAAGAAAGCGATGGAAGCGTTACGGTGGAGGTACACACGAACGGCTCGCTTGGCGGAAGTGAAGCCGAGCTTGCCCAAAGCGCGGAGACCGGATCGGTGGATCTGGTGGTCGCTTCTCCCGGGTATTTGGCCCAAAAGGTAAAAGAAGTAGATTTCTTTTCCATTTTGTATTTGTTTGAAGACCGGGAGCACTGGACGAAAGTGGTAGACGGCGAGGTAGGCGATGAAGTGGCACGCGTAACGGAAGAAGAATCAAACTTCAAAGTACTTGATTACTGGTCAGCAGGCACACGCAATTATTACGGAACGCAGCCGGTGGAAACACCGGAGGATTTAGAAAATAAGACCGTCCGGACTCAGGATTCACCGGTAGTGACGGATACGTGGCAGGCGCTCGGTGCACAGCCGACGAGCGTAGCCTGGAATGAAATGTACCAGGCGCTTCAGAACGGATTGACGGATGCAGCAGAAAATGATTTTACCAATATTTATTTAGCCAGTCATTACGAAGTAGCGGATCATCTGTCACTCACGGAGCACGACGTTACAACACGGGTATTTTTCACCACACAGGAAGCGTACGACAGTATGAATGCAGAACAGCAGGAGGCAGTTGATACAGCGGTACAGAAAGCAACTGAAACCGCTCGTGCAACTGATGAGGAATTGGCCAGTGAGTACAAACAAAAGCTGCAGGAGGAAGGCATGGAAATCAACGAAGTGGATAAAGAAGCCTTCACAGAGCAGACGGAAGACGTACGCAGGGAAGCGGTCGAAAGCCTTGGAATGGAAGAGGAATATGAGAGAGTCCAGGAATTAAAGGATGAATAG
- a CDS encoding LacI family DNA-binding transcriptional regulator has product MRKNVTLRDVAKEANVSTSTVSQFMNGRFTYMGEETKERIEQAIAQLNYRPNAIARGLKQQKTTTIGVIIANVVHRFSTLVVRAIEDMCIKYNYHVIICNADDDEMKEKQYIDMLMAKQIDGMIIIPSSQDRKNYEDILSYQIPLVFLDRTVDQSDAPSVVVNNYKASYEAVKHLADRSYRRIGFIGPELKMNTRKDRFRGFEDALEAEGIAENKRLAYHGEVSGAREALKVMMKEQQPPDALFISNDRMLVEALTFAKENQLNIPEDLALVTFDEVEYADFFSPSLTTIEQPAYQMGEKAAELLLEQVNNGVPAEKLSREYVYQTTFHVRDSTGAKI; this is encoded by the coding sequence ATGCGAAAAAATGTGACGCTGCGTGATGTGGCAAAAGAAGCAAATGTCTCCACCAGCACCGTGTCCCAGTTTATGAACGGTCGCTTTACATATATGGGCGAAGAAACAAAAGAACGTATCGAGCAGGCCATCGCCCAGTTAAATTACCGGCCGAATGCGATTGCAAGAGGGCTGAAGCAGCAAAAAACGACGACGATCGGCGTTATTATCGCAAATGTGGTGCACCGGTTTTCCACCCTGGTGGTCAGGGCTATTGAAGATATGTGCATTAAATACAATTATCATGTCATTATCTGTAACGCCGATGACGACGAAATGAAGGAAAAACAATACATCGATATGCTGATGGCAAAGCAGATTGATGGAATGATTATTATTCCGAGCAGCCAGGACCGAAAAAATTATGAAGACATTCTGAGCTATCAAATTCCATTAGTATTTCTGGACCGAACAGTGGATCAGTCAGATGCTCCTTCTGTGGTGGTGAATAATTACAAGGCTTCCTACGAGGCGGTAAAGCATTTAGCCGACAGGAGCTACCGAAGAATTGGTTTTATCGGTCCGGAGCTGAAAATGAATACCAGAAAAGACCGTTTCCGCGGCTTTGAGGACGCGCTGGAGGCAGAGGGGATCGCTGAAAACAAAAGGCTTGCATATCACGGGGAAGTGAGCGGCGCCCGGGAAGCATTAAAGGTCATGATGAAAGAGCAGCAGCCCCCGGATGCACTGTTTATCTCTAACGACCGCATGCTCGTAGAAGCATTGACATTTGCCAAAGAAAATCAGCTCAATATTCCTGAAGACCTTGCTCTGGTGACGTTTGATGAAGTGGAGTACGCTGATTTCTTTTCCCCATCACTGACGACCATTGAGCAGCCGGCCTATCAAATGGGTGAAAAAGCAGCAGAGCTTCTGCTGGAACAGGTGAACAACGGCGTGCCGGCAGAGAAATTGAGCCGTGAATATGTGTATCAGACAACCTTTCATGTACGGGATTCCACTGGAGCAAAAATATAA
- a CDS encoding MarR family transcriptional regulator — translation MESDQLIHMIHQRSRTLSNTLNETLAPFGLSHAQYMIMYVLDTGGPATQVHMRKYLQVEAPTITRTIATMERNGWIEKRPGQDRRTQIIHLTDSTKKMLPGIKERVAEAENHSLAQLSDPEREALHELLGKITKERSVEQ, via the coding sequence ATGGAATCAGATCAGCTTATTCATATGATCCATCAGCGGTCGCGTACGCTCTCGAACACACTAAACGAAACACTCGCCCCGTTCGGCCTCTCCCATGCGCAGTATATGATTATGTATGTGCTTGATACCGGCGGCCCGGCCACCCAGGTGCATATGCGGAAATATCTGCAGGTGGAAGCGCCTACGATTACCCGTACTATTGCGACAATGGAGCGCAACGGCTGGATTGAAAAACGCCCCGGACAGGACCGGCGCACGCAGATCATTCATCTTACCGACAGCACGAAAAAAATGCTTCCCGGGATTAAAGAGCGGGTGGCAGAAGCAGAAAATCATTCGCTTGCGCAGCTGTCAGATCCGGAACGGGAAGCTCTGCATGAGCTGCTCGGAAAAATTACGAAGGAAAGGAGCGTGGAACAGTGA
- a CDS encoding MFS transporter: MSRHDHPIWTKDFISITITNFMVFTVFYSLLTTLPLFVTGNLGGTSAQGGLIVTIMLVATIITRIFAGKIMEKTGRKRAMVWGAAVFVLCTFLYLFIDTYTGLLLLRFVHGIPFGILSTATGAIAADVIPNERRGEGLGYFTTSMNVAVVIGPFIGLTLIQFAPFALLFVLLGIFMIVGVWCAAIARDPGTPAAPNTEKQKLSIHDFIELRALPIASIGLLASFSYAGVISYMSLFAEAMGLIQVSSFFFLVFAVVVIASRPVAGPLFDARGPGAVLYPCLLIFAIGLVTLSFTTAGWMLLLAAALIGLGYGTLLPGFQTMSIQAAEPHRSGHATATFFIMFDSGIALGSFFLGLLVNAVGYQYLYQITAGIILLTIGALFLYFRTSSVYAYEEKKA; the protein is encoded by the coding sequence GTGAGCCGTCATGACCACCCTATCTGGACGAAGGATTTTATTAGTATCACGATTACCAATTTCATGGTTTTTACCGTATTCTACTCTCTTTTAACCACACTGCCCCTTTTTGTTACCGGCAATCTCGGCGGCACCAGCGCCCAGGGCGGGCTTATCGTCACGATTATGCTCGTTGCCACCATCATCACCCGGATATTTGCCGGTAAAATTATGGAAAAAACCGGACGTAAACGCGCAATGGTCTGGGGTGCTGCTGTGTTTGTCCTTTGCACTTTTTTATACCTTTTTATTGATACGTATACCGGCCTGCTTCTGCTCCGGTTTGTACATGGCATTCCTTTTGGCATTTTAAGTACAGCTACCGGCGCAATCGCTGCAGATGTTATCCCGAATGAACGCCGCGGAGAGGGCCTCGGTTATTTCACGACCTCGATGAATGTCGCAGTCGTGATCGGGCCGTTCATCGGACTGACGCTGATACAGTTTGCTCCTTTTGCCCTTTTATTTGTACTGCTTGGCATTTTTATGATTGTCGGCGTCTGGTGTGCGGCCATTGCCCGGGACCCGGGGACCCCTGCCGCGCCGAATACCGAAAAACAGAAGCTCTCCATTCATGATTTTATTGAACTGCGGGCGCTTCCAATTGCATCTATCGGCCTGCTTGCTTCTTTTTCCTACGCAGGTGTTATTTCATACATGTCCTTATTTGCTGAAGCAATGGGGCTGATCCAGGTATCCAGCTTCTTCTTTCTTGTATTCGCAGTTGTCGTCATTGCTTCACGTCCGGTCGCCGGACCGTTGTTTGATGCCAGGGGGCCGGGGGCTGTTTTGTATCCTTGTCTTCTGATTTTCGCTATCGGTCTCGTAACGCTCAGCTTCACTACTGCCGGGTGGATGCTCCTGTTGGCTGCCGCGCTGATCGGCCTTGGCTACGGCACGCTTCTTCCCGGTTTTCAGACGATGTCCATTCAGGCGGCTGAGCCGCACCGAAGCGGACATGCAACAGCTACATTTTTTATCATGTTCGACTCCGGCATCGCTCTCGGCTCTTTTTTTCTCGGACTTTTAGTGAACGCTGTCGGCTATCAGTATCTGTATCAAATTACGGCAGGCATTATACTGCTGACGATTGGGGCATTGTTTTTATATTTCCGGACCTCGTCAGTTTATGCCTATGAAGAAAAAAAGGCGTAA
- a CDS encoding sigma-54 interaction domain-containing protein yields MAEVEYWKQFVVEPCMLEASKTEVSDVLKVWKNGEKDAIVMVDDDSRPVGILDETKVWNHIYKEKSLDKKIKDGWILEVSQITEGQVPESWEQQYPPIAVVNKKGRVTGVWTEKALKELHTSETASSPTFRPSIASFRRIIGENEEVHRAIQTAKRAAKTKTPVWLSGETGTGKELFAQAIHQESGRTGEFVAVNCASIPDTHLEEELFGKEVPMQPQQGSVGLLEAAHEGTLFLDEVGNMSMAMQAALLRVLEDSYVRKIGNAAPIPVNMKIISATNENIEQLVEDGKFRRDLYYRLHVVPVGLPPLRERSEDLPLLVEYYNTHFSTELGVKPLKITNKAMETMKQYSWPGNIRELMNVIEQLAAMHDGGKIRTEDLPISSAAARETAEPVQETRTESASAANWKDQKSAQEQTMIKQALEEANGNKTEAAKKLGIHRTTLYKKMRDHQM; encoded by the coding sequence ATGGCAGAAGTAGAATACTGGAAACAGTTTGTAGTAGAGCCATGTATGCTCGAAGCGTCAAAAACTGAAGTGTCTGACGTGTTGAAGGTTTGGAAGAACGGGGAAAAGGATGCAATCGTGATGGTGGACGACGACAGCCGGCCGGTAGGTATTCTCGATGAAACAAAGGTGTGGAACCATATCTACAAGGAAAAAAGCCTTGATAAAAAGATTAAGGACGGATGGATTTTAGAAGTGTCCCAGATTACTGAAGGACAGGTTCCGGAATCATGGGAGCAGCAGTACCCGCCAATCGCGGTCGTAAACAAAAAGGGAAGAGTCACCGGTGTCTGGACGGAAAAAGCGTTAAAGGAGCTACATACATCTGAAACGGCTTCTTCTCCTACCTTCCGTCCCTCCATCGCCTCCTTCCGGCGCATTATAGGGGAAAATGAAGAGGTGCACCGGGCGATCCAGACGGCGAAGCGGGCCGCTAAAACGAAAACCCCTGTCTGGCTTTCCGGGGAAACGGGGACAGGCAAGGAATTGTTTGCCCAGGCGATTCATCAGGAAAGTGGAAGAACCGGAGAGTTTGTAGCGGTAAACTGCGCCTCTATCCCGGACACTCATCTTGAAGAAGAATTATTCGGAAAGGAAGTCCCAATGCAGCCCCAGCAGGGCTCTGTCGGTTTACTCGAAGCAGCTCATGAAGGTACGCTGTTTCTCGATGAAGTAGGCAATATGTCTATGGCGATGCAGGCAGCGCTGCTGCGGGTGCTTGAGGATTCATATGTACGCAAGATCGGCAACGCGGCCCCAATTCCGGTAAATATGAAGATCATTTCTGCCACTAATGAAAACATCGAACAGCTGGTGGAGGATGGGAAATTCCGCAGGGATCTGTACTACCGTCTGCACGTGGTACCCGTGGGTCTGCCGCCGCTCCGTGAACGGTCCGAAGACCTTCCGCTCCTGGTGGAATACTATAACACGCACTTTTCCACTGAACTGGGCGTGAAGCCGCTAAAAATAACAAACAAAGCCATGGAGACCATGAAGCAGTATAGTTGGCCGGGAAATATCCGGGAATTGATGAATGTTATTGAACAGCTTGCTGCTATGCACGACGGCGGGAAAATACGTACAGAGGATCTTCCCATCTCTTCTGCAGCAGCGCGTGAAACCGCAGAGCCCGTCCAGGAAACCCGGACCGAAAGCGCAAGCGCAGCCAACTGGAAGGACCAGAAATCAGCTCAGGAGCAGACCATGATCAAGCAGGCGCTTGAAGAAGCAAACGGTAATAAAACAGAAGCTGCCAAAAAGCTTGGAATCCATCGGACGACGTTATACAAAAAAATGCGTGATCATCAGATGTAA
- a CDS encoding aldo/keto reductase: MKYNTLGKTNEEVSVVGIGTYQFGGEWGKTFTQKEVDGLFEAARTENLNFIDTAECYGDHLAEELTGAAIQKDRDQWFVASKFGHHFHGPNDRTRHYDPEDVQKQLEASLRALKTDYIDLYQFHSGTDEEFQDDKLWTMLDKQKKAGKIRHLGLSVKKQDYMDQIRQAEAVGAETIQLVYNRLDRKNAEEAFPECDRQNLGVIARVPMASGYLSGKYTPGASFEENDVRHRHPQNEQEAALQEALRLKENLPDDVPLAQWALAWCLSNSSVDAVIPGCKTPEQLVSNAKAVDLLDDKDTALFTI; the protein is encoded by the coding sequence ATGAAATATAATACGCTTGGAAAAACAAACGAAGAGGTCTCTGTCGTAGGTATTGGAACGTATCAGTTCGGCGGTGAATGGGGCAAAACCTTTACTCAAAAGGAAGTGGACGGGCTGTTTGAAGCAGCAAGAACGGAAAATCTTAATTTTATTGATACCGCCGAATGCTACGGAGATCATCTCGCGGAGGAACTGACCGGCGCGGCCATTCAAAAGGACCGTGATCAGTGGTTTGTAGCCTCCAAGTTCGGCCACCATTTTCACGGGCCGAACGATCGGACCCGGCATTATGATCCGGAGGATGTGCAAAAGCAGCTCGAAGCGTCCCTGCGGGCACTTAAGACGGACTATATTGACCTTTACCAGTTTCATTCCGGGACAGACGAAGAGTTTCAGGATGATAAGCTGTGGACGATGCTCGATAAACAGAAAAAAGCCGGCAAGATTCGCCACCTCGGTCTTTCCGTAAAAAAACAGGACTACATGGATCAGATCAGGCAGGCAGAAGCTGTTGGAGCAGAAACGATACAGCTCGTGTATAATCGTCTGGACCGTAAAAACGCTGAAGAAGCTTTTCCGGAATGTGACCGCCAAAATCTCGGCGTTATCGCGAGAGTGCCGATGGCGAGCGGCTACTTAAGTGGAAAATATACACCTGGGGCTTCCTTTGAAGAAAATGATGTCCGGCACCGCCATCCGCAAAACGAGCAGGAAGCGGCTCTTCAGGAAGCCCTGCGGCTCAAGGAGAATCTGCCGGACGACGTGCCGCTTGCCCAGTGGGCACTTGCCTGGTGCCTGTCCAATTCAAGTGTGGACGCGGTCATTCCCGGCTGTAAAACACCGGAACAGCTCGTAAGCAATGCCAAAGCTGTAGACCTTCTTGATGATAAAGACACTGCCCTGTTCACTATTTAA
- a CDS encoding LacI family DNA-binding transcriptional regulator, with translation MRTTIYDIAERAEVSIATVSKVINNKGKIGEKTKQRVLAIMDELDYQPSTVASALTGKQTNTIGLLVPDIANSFFAELARSVEDTGHAGGFNVVICNTDNNPEKEIQYLWWLNQKRVDGIILGTGIQNTKALQDFMKQNIPLALVARDASAIDVDTVLVDDHRGGYEATKHLLQAGHTRIAFVVGEMNNSSDTERLKGFYEAYDEYGVSREEAVLVKDNHSIDDAKKSMLEALQNDPGITAVFALNDFLAIGCIQAGKEAGRQVPEDLSVVGFDDTFIATLSDPPLTTVAQPILEMGRLVTQMLVDRIGGKNETTRTVILNPELHVRKTTAGIKEAERDVTSS, from the coding sequence ATGAGAACGACAATTTACGACATCGCTGAGCGGGCGGAGGTTTCAATCGCTACAGTGTCAAAGGTGATTAACAACAAAGGAAAAATAGGAGAGAAAACCAAACAGCGGGTGCTCGCCATTATGGATGAACTCGATTATCAGCCGAGCACGGTGGCTTCGGCCCTAACGGGAAAGCAGACGAACACGATTGGCCTGCTGGTTCCTGATATTGCCAACTCCTTTTTTGCCGAGCTTGCGAGAAGCGTGGAAGATACAGGACACGCCGGCGGATTCAATGTTGTTATATGCAATACCGACAACAATCCGGAAAAGGAAATTCAATATTTATGGTGGCTGAATCAAAAAAGAGTGGATGGCATTATTCTGGGAACAGGAATACAAAACACGAAAGCGCTGCAGGATTTTATGAAACAGAACATTCCGCTCGCGCTCGTGGCAAGAGACGCTTCCGCAATTGATGTAGACACCGTGCTCGTTGATGACCACCGGGGCGGCTACGAGGCTACAAAGCATCTGCTCCAGGCAGGACATACCCGGATTGCTTTTGTGGTAGGCGAGATGAATAACTCGAGTGATACGGAACGGCTGAAAGGCTTTTATGAAGCGTATGATGAGTATGGAGTAAGCCGGGAGGAAGCGGTACTGGTAAAAGACAATCATTCGATTGATGATGCCAAAAAGTCGATGCTTGAGGCTCTGCAGAATGATCCCGGGATCACTGCAGTGTTTGCTTTAAATGACTTTCTGGCGATCGGCTGTATTCAGGCAGGCAAAGAAGCGGGGCGGCAGGTTCCTGAAGATTTGTCTGTTGTCGGCTTTGATGATACATTTATTGCTACGCTTAGCGATCCGCCGCTGACTACAGTAGCGCAGCCTATCCTTGAAATGGGACGGCTGGTGACACAGATGCTGGTGGACCGGATCGGCGGCAAAAACGAAACGACACGGACTGTTATTTTAAATCCGGAGCTGCACGTACGTAAGACGACCGCAGGCATAAAAGAAGCAGAAAGGGATGTTACCAGCTCATGA
- the iolE gene encoding myo-inosose-2 dehydratase: MAGLGNYEFHLGIAAISWVNDDIPGLGDHYSLDHILGEMREIGYEATEMGRTFPRNLEELKAILEKHDITLASKFVGTQFSNLQHKDQEIRDFEEWVRFLKDMDCEYVIVCEMGNSMHWDKDDPDKARITAPSEAQWKSMVDGLNEAGRIANKYGLELVYHPHAGTIVEQREDVDRLMAETDEDAVSLLYDTGHAFFGNYDPMDQLTRYYDRIKYVHYKDVREDIWNKTIKENLTFREAVLEGLFTVPGDGCIDFEPVLEELMKRGYQGWTVVEAEQDPDVAPPYKYAKMAKDHLDETMEKVLEKYGEKAGR, from the coding sequence ATGGCGGGACTTGGAAACTACGAGTTCCATCTCGGAATTGCAGCTATCAGCTGGGTGAATGATGATATTCCGGGATTGGGCGACCACTATTCATTGGATCATATTTTAGGAGAAATGCGGGAAATTGGGTATGAGGCGACTGAAATGGGGCGGACATTTCCGCGTAACCTCGAGGAGTTAAAAGCGATTCTCGAAAAGCACGATATTACGCTTGCCAGTAAATTCGTCGGAACGCAGTTTTCCAACCTGCAGCATAAGGATCAGGAGATCCGCGATTTCGAAGAATGGGTCCGGTTTTTAAAAGACATGGACTGCGAATACGTGATCGTCTGTGAAATGGGCAACTCGATGCACTGGGATAAGGATGATCCGGATAAAGCAAGAATCACAGCACCGTCGGAAGCACAGTGGAAAAGCATGGTGGACGGCTTAAACGAGGCTGGGCGCATCGCGAATAAATATGGGCTCGAGCTCGTGTACCATCCGCATGCTGGAACGATTGTAGAACAGCGCGAAGACGTCGACCGCCTGATGGCAGAAACCGACGAGGATGCTGTGTCACTGCTGTACGATACCGGTCATGCCTTTTTCGGCAACTATGACCCAATGGATCAGCTGACACGGTACTACGACCGCATTAAGTATGTACACTACAAAGACGTCCGTGAAGACATCTGGAACAAAACAATTAAAGAAAACCTGACCTTCCGGGAAGCCGTGCTTGAAGGACTGTTTACCGTGCCGGGGGACGGCTGCATTGATTTTGAACCTGTCCTCGAAGAGCTGATGAAACGGGGCTACCAGGGATGGACAGTGGTAGAAGCAGAGCAGGACCCGGACGTCGCCCCGCCGTACAAATATGCAAAAATGGCAAAGGATCATCTGGATGAAACAATGGAAAAGGTTCTGGAAAAATACGGGGAAAAAGCCGGCAGATAA
- the iolG gene encoding inositol 2-dehydrogenase: MAQNDIRVAVLGLGRLGLFHASNMMNKVKGAELVLVCDPLAEHAEMVAEQLGVERWTSNPEEVFADQEVDAVVIVTPTSTHADMITKAARSGKQIFVEKPLTSTVAEAEEVIKVVEETGVVCQVGFMRRYDPGFHDARERIEAGEIGKPIYFKGFSRDSGSPPASFIKNSGGIFLDCSIHDYDMARYLMGSEISSVSGHGRILINSFMEEYGDVDQAITYLEFENGGAGDVEASRTSPYGHDIRAEIIGTEGAIFVGSLRNSDVTVQSSAGSNHEIVPNFQTRFREAYILELEQFIKCVKGDEEPRVTSLDSKINMQVALAATESFKNNGERIYMKDVHQDKVYTD, encoded by the coding sequence ATGGCACAGAACGATATAAGGGTAGCAGTGCTTGGACTCGGGCGGCTTGGGCTGTTTCATGCAAGCAATATGATGAACAAAGTAAAGGGAGCCGAGCTGGTGCTGGTATGCGATCCACTCGCCGAGCATGCCGAAATGGTGGCTGAACAGCTTGGGGTGGAACGCTGGACGTCCAACCCTGAAGAAGTGTTTGCCGATCAGGAAGTGGACGCCGTGGTGATTGTAACGCCGACCAGTACGCATGCTGACATGATTACAAAAGCGGCCCGCAGCGGCAAGCAGATCTTCGTGGAAAAGCCGTTGACCTCCACCGTGGCAGAAGCTGAAGAGGTGATTAAGGTCGTGGAAGAGACCGGCGTTGTCTGCCAGGTCGGCTTCATGAGAAGGTACGACCCTGGCTTCCATGATGCCAGGGAGCGCATTGAAGCCGGCGAAATCGGCAAGCCGATTTATTTTAAAGGATTCTCCAGAGACAGCGGTTCCCCGCCTGCCTCCTTTATTAAAAACAGCGGTGGGATATTTCTGGACTGCTCCATTCATGACTATGATATGGCCCGGTATTTAATGGGCTCGGAAATTTCTTCTGTGTCCGGCCATGGCCGCATTCTGATCAATTCCTTCATGGAAGAATACGGGGATGTCGATCAGGCGATTACGTATCTGGAGTTTGAAAACGGAGGAGCCGGAGACGTAGAAGCAAGCAGAACGTCCCCGTACGGCCACGACATCCGGGCAGAGATTATCGGTACCGAAGGAGCCATCTTTGTCGGTTCGCTGCGAAACAGTGATGTGACGGTGCAAAGCAGTGCCGGGAGCAATCACGAAATAGTGCCGAATTTCCAGACGCGGTTCCGGGAAGCGTATATCCTTGAGCTTGAACAGTTTATTAAATGCGTCAAAGGAGACGAAGAGCCGCGGGTCACTTCACTGGATTCCAAAATCAATATGCAGGTAGCACTTGCAGCCACCGAATCGTTTAAAAACAATGGGGAACGCATTTATATGAAAGACGTGCATCAGGATAAGGTTTATACCGACTAA